A region of the Granulicella aggregans genome:
TACCGTACATCGTTGTGTTCCTGAACAAGTGCGATGCGGTTGAGGACGAAGAGCTGATCGAGCTGGTTGAGATGGAGGTTCGTGAGCTTCTTTCGAAGTATGAGTACCCCGGCGACGACACCCCGATCATCCGTGGTTCGGCTCTTGGCGCTCTCAATGGCGAAGCGCAGTGGGAAGCGAAGATCGACGAGCTGATGGAGGCTGTCGACAAGTACATTCCCCAGCCCGAGCGCGCTGTGGATCTTCCGTTCCTGATGCCGATCGAAGACATCTTCTCGATCTCTGGCCGTGGAACTGTTGTGACGGGTCGTATCGAGCGCGGCAAGATCAAGGTGGGCGAAGCTTGCTCGATCGTTGGCTTCCGCGACACCCAGCAGACGGTCTGCACCGGCGTCGAGATGTTCAAGAAGC
Encoded here:
- the tuf gene encoding elongation factor Tu; translation: DTIDNAPEERERGITISTSHVEYETPNRHYAHVDCPGHADYIKNMITGAAQMDGAILVVAATDGPMPQTKEHVLLARQVGVPYIVVFLNKCDAVEDEELIELVEMEVRELLSKYEYPGDDTPIIRGSALGALNGEAQWEAKIDELMEAVDKYIPQPERAVDLPFLMPIEDIFSISGRGTVVTGRIERGKIKVGEACSIVGFRDTQQTVCTGVEMFKKQLDEGLAGDNAGLLLRGIAKEDVERGMVLAKPGSITPHTEFKGEIYVLSKEEGGRHT